The uncultured Methanolobus sp. sequence TTTTGAGGGCTTTCTAATTAGAATGGAAGAATTTAGGAGCCAATTAGAAATCCTCTCTACTAATTACTTTAAATGCAAAATAGTATATACTGTCTTTTACAATCTGAAAGCATTACTTTACATTTATTCAGGAATAAGAGTGGTTGTAGTTAATGACGTCAGCTTCAATGGTTGGAATAAGTTTTCTTGTACTGGGAGTTATACTTTTAATCGGAAAATGGATAAGGGTTGTTTCACCCCCTCTTCAGAAGCTTTTCATTCCAAGCTCCCTTATAGGAGGTTTTCTTGCACTATTTCTGGGGCCGGAAGTACTTGGAAAAATAGTCACATCGGCAGGTTATTATGGAACTTTCATTTCCGGCGGCTTGTTCCCCCAGGAAATGATTGATATCTGGTCAGCTTTACCGGGTATCTTTATCAACCTTATATTTGCAACTCTTTTCCTTGGAAAGAAAATTCCTGCAATAAAGGACATCTGGTTCCTTGCAGGTCCCCAGATTGCACACGGGCAGACCATAGCATGGGGACAATATGTATTCGGGATACTTGCAACCATTCTCATCCTTACACCATTCTTTGGTATGGACCCTACAGCAGGTGCTCTGATCGAGATATCATTTGAAGGTGGACATGGTACAGCAGCCGGTATGGCAGCTACTTATGAGGAATTCGGATTTGCCGAGGCTTCGGACCTGGCACTTGGACTTGCAACAGTTGGTATACTCTTTGGAGTTGTACTTGGTATTCTTTTGCTGAACTATGGTATTCGGACCAATAAAACTGCAGTTCTGAACCAGTCTTCAGAGATATTCCTTGATGAGAATTACCAGACCGGAATAATTGATTTTGACTCTAGGGAGTCAGCCGGAAAGATAACAACAAGACCGGAATCCATTGAACCACTATCCCTGCACTTTGCATATGTAGGGGTAGCCATAGGAATTGGCTACATTATCCTGCACCTGCTCATCCTTGCGGAAGACATACTCTGGGGACAGTCAACGGGTATTTACCTTTTTTCTCATATACCGCTTTTCCCGATGGCAATGATAGGTGGTATCATTCTCCAGTTCCTGCTTGACCGCTTTGACAGGTATCATACACTTGACAGGGACATCATGATGCGAATACAGGGATTATCACTTGATATCCTGATCACCAGCGCAATAGCAACTCTTTCCCTGGCAGTCATAGGAAATAATCTGGTGCCATTCCTCATACTTGCATTTGTGGGTATTGCATGGAATCTGATAGCCTTCCTGGTGCTTGGTCCTAAAATGATTCCTTCATACTGGTTTGAAAGAAGTATTGGTAACTTCGGACAATCAATGGGAATGACTGCAAGTGGGCTTTTGCTCATGAGAATTGCAGATCCTGCAAACGTCTCTCCTGCAATGGAAGGGTTCGGCTACAAACAGCTTTTGTTTGAACCAATTGTCGGAGGCGGAATTTTCACCGCTGCATCTGTTCCTTTAATATTCTACTTCGGTCCGGTTCCAATGCTTATTCTGGCAGCTTTTGTTATGTTGTTCTGGAGTTCAATCGGTATTTTTTATTTTGGCAGGAAATGAAATCATCCTCTTTTTTCCTTTTGGGGATCAAAGTTTTATGTTAGCTTTCACAAATTTAAAGTTAACAGGACTCAAACAAATGTTTTTTCTGTTTAAAAGGGAGTGAAAATGTGGATATGAATGAACTATTATTTCAGGAGAATGTAGGTGGCTTTGATCTTCTCATCAGGGCACTTTTTGGTACCATAGCAGTAATCATCCTTGCAACGGACCTGACAGAGCCGGGAATCGTGCAGTGGATACTGGCTTTAATTGCACTGGTCGGTCTGTTTTCATCAATAACGCGACACTGTCTTCCGTATTCACTGATTGGTTTAAACACTGCTAAGAAATAACCTTATAATAAAATCTTCTCTTGAAAACTATTATATCTTTCAGAAGCTAATTATCCATGGGAATTTTAGTGAAATAATCATGGGTGATAATCATGGGTGATAATTATGGGAGATAATCATGGGTGATAATTATGGGAGATAATATCCAATCAGTAAACGACATAGATTATACGCCAATTAGAAATGTTCATCCTTCTCCTGCTGACTGGAGAGATGTTTTCATTTATTTCTTACTTGTGGACAGGTTTGACAACAACAGTAAAGGAACAAAACCCTACACATCCTCCTCAAAGATTCAGGAACCGGATATTTCAGAGGGCAAGAAGTTTCAGGGAGGCAATATCAAGGGTATAATCAGAAGACTTGATTACATCAAAGGTCTTGGTGCCAATGCTATCTGGTTAAGTCCGGTATTCAGAAACCGGCAGGAAATGGAAGACAGCTATCATGGTTATGGAATACAGGATTTCCTGAGGGTGGATGAAAGGTTTGGAAACCTTGAAGACCTTCAGGAGCTTGTGAAAGAAGCCCACAGTCGTGATATGTATGTAATTCTGGACATTATAATCAATCATACGGGAGACAACTGGGCATATCCGGGTGACTATCCGTACTATTACTGGAAAGATGCCCCTGGTCCTTTTGATTTTGGAAACTGGCGTACTTCCCTGGGAGCATCAGATTCCAATAATGGTATCGGAGAGAATGATGCAGTCTGGCCATTGGAACTACAGAGCCCCGATTGTTACAAACGAAGGGGCCAGATAACTGACTGGAATGACACTGATCAGGCAGTTAATGGTGATTTCTTCACGCTGAAAGAATTAGATGTGCGAAGATCTGATGTACTTGACACTTTGATCAAGGCCTATAAGTACTGGATAAAAGAGGCAGATATCGACGGGTTCAGAATGGATACCGTAAAACACCTGGAATCCGGTTCCACGGCAATCTTCTGCAATGCCATCAGGGAATATGCTAAATCAATTGGCAAGCACAATTTCTTCATTTTCGGGGAAATTGTGGGAGATGACACAACCATCCAGAAATACATCGGCCGAAACAGTCGTATCCCCGGAACCCACGAGCGTTTCCCTTCACTTGATGCGGCTCTGGATTTTCCTCTCTATTTTGTGCTGGAGGAAGTGATTAAAGGTTTTAGCGATCCTTCTGTCCTCCGAAACAGGTATGATGCTTTCAGAAACCTTTATACTGATCACGGTGAAGCTGGTCGTTATTTTGTGACATTCGTTGATAACCATGATCAGATGACAAGACCATACAGGCGTTTTATGCATGGCAACAATATCTGGCAGCAGGCAGTTCTTGCAATGGCATATCTTCTGACAAGCCAGGGAATTCCATGTATATATTACGGAACAGAACAGGGGTTTGATGGCGGAGGAGAAGATGATGCATACATAAGGGAGTGTATGTTCGGAGGCAACTGGGGTGCTTTTGGAGCAAAAGGTTATCACTTTTTCAATCAGGATAACCCGATATATTGTGACATATCCAGAATTGCAAATATCAGGATGGAAGAGCCTGCGCTTCGTTATGGCAGGCAGTATTTCCGCCAAGTGTCAGCAGGAACTGTAACTGGTAGCACTTTTTCTTATCCGACAAACGGAAATTGTACTCTGGCTTACTCGCGTATACTTGATACTACTGAGATACTGGTAGCCATGAACCTTGGTTCCGTGCCGAGGAAAGATTATGTAATTGTAGACAGTAACCTTCACAGAGCTGGCGGGAACATGGTCGATCTTCTTGATCATGAAAAAGAGTATCTGATAGGACATTCAGGTTCTGCGATGTTTGTAAAGATACCACTGCAACCCTATTCAATAGCAATTCTAAAAGAAAAAACCGGTTAAAATGGTGAATAAGTTAGAGTTAAAGTGAATTTGTAAATTGGGATTAGAACTAAAATATAGAAAAAATAGGGCATTCCTTTCCACAAAAACAATCTGCAATATAAAAACAAAGTACTCATCCGCCGAAGGCGGCACATTCCATTAATTCTGTACAGAATACAAATCCAAAAACGGTAGGATATACAGATAATTCTGTGCAAGTCCCGAGAAGAAAGTACATATTATTATGCAGATTATTTTGTATCGTCTTTTGGGAAAACGCCGGCTTTGCCGGCCCCTTCGGGTTCACTTAAGTTATTCATGACCTGTGATTGATCAATTTGTAAAATGACAGCAACAACTATCCTCCACTGTATGGAAGATTGTTGCATTTCTTTCTGTCTTCAATAACCTGACAAAACACCCCGGTTATATAGGGACGTGTCTAGGAACAAAAAGGACAGAACGGTATATTATGGCCTTTTCTGACAGCACCCAATGCTGAATTAAAAAAGATGGGATAAAGAGGTTTCAACCTCTTTACAACATTCCTGCCATATCGTAGTTGTGTACGTTGTGCTCAGGCTTTACATCCATCATAGCCTGTTCTTTTGCACGGAGCATATCATCAACACGAAGGACAATTACTGCTGCTTCTGATGCGGACTTAATTGCCTGGGTCTTGACTCTGAGTGGGTCAATGATTCCTTTATCAAGCATGTCAACAACCTCACCAGTCTCAATTTCAAGACCTGCATTCTTTACAGTTCCGTGTTTTGCACGGAGGTTGATGATTGTGTCAATTGTATCAAAACCACAGTTGTCAGCAATTGCTTTTGGAAGTTCTTCTATTGCATCAGCGAATGCTCCAATTGCAAGCTGCTCACGGCCTTCAACACTTGCTGCATATTTCCTGAGTGCCTGTGCAACCTCAATCTCAGAAGCACCGCCACCAGGAACAATTGTACCGTCCTCGTAGACTGACTTGACTACATGGAGTGCATCATCAAACACACGCTCGATGTTGTCGGTAACATGTTCGGAACCGCCTTTGATCAGGATTGTCATGGTTTTTGCATCTTTGAATCCCTTGATATAGGTCTTCTCTTCATGCTCGTCTTCCTGCTCAACAAGTTCTGCGTATCCAAGGTCATCAGCTGTTATCTCATTAATATTCCTTACAAGGGCTGCTCCGGTAGAATATGAAAGTACTTCCATGTCCTCATCCTTGACACGTCTTGTAGCATACATGTTAGCTTCCTTGAAGAAGTGCAATGCATAGTCATCAATCTTCTTTGAACAGAATACTGCGTTTGCACCGGTATCAACAATCTTCTGGATCGTTTCCCTGAAGTTTGCTTTCTCCTTTTCCTTGAATTCCGCAAGCTGCTCTGCACGGTCAACATGGAGCTTGGAATTTGTATTTGTCTTTGCAAACACAAGCTCAGTGTCGATAAGAGCGATCTTTGCATTTTCGATGCGACGTGGCATTTCATTGTGGAGTGCTTCTTTCCTGATGGAAATACCGTTGATAAGTTCGGTATCATCGAGAGTTCCACCAACTTCCTTTGCCAGCACGATATCCTTATCAACATCGACCTTTCCTTCCTGCTCAATAGCATAGATAGCATCAACGCAAATCTTTGCAAGGTGTCCCATTGCCATCTCAGATGCTTTTCCTGTTATGGATGTGGTTGCGATTCTTTCAAGCATATCCCTGTCGGTTTTCTCAACGGTGACTGCGTAGTTATTGAGTGTCTCAAGAGCCTTTCCGGCTGCCATTGTGTAACCTTTCACAAGAACTGTTGGGTGTACACCTGTCTCAATGAGTTTCTGTGCTTTCTCAAGTAATGCACCTGCAAGAACCACTGCGCTGGTAGTTCCGTCGCCTGCCATCTTTTCCTGTGTTTTTGCGACCTCTACGATCATTCTTGCGGTTGGGTGTTCGATCTCCATTTCCTCAAGAATTGTCGCACCGTCGTTTGTAAGGGTAATATCACCCATGATGTTTACCATCATCTTGTCCATGCCTTTTGGACCAAGGGTTGTTTTTACAATACCTGCAACTGCCTTTGCAGAAGCGATATTCATTGATAATGCATCTTTTCCTGTTGTGCGCTCTTTACTAGGATCAACGATGACTATAGGTTGTTGTGGTTGATTGCCATATCCTGCCATGAATTCAGACCTCCAATAGTATAAATGAATTATATCAGTGTAATTTTACATTTTCATGTATGAGTGAAACTAACTGTATGTGGTTCTATAAAAACATTACGATACTTGTTTTCATTACCAGTCACTCTGTTGCCTCTCTGTCTATGCATTAATGATTTTTGAACCATTCCCTGTCATTCTCAAAGCATTTATCCCATAAGCACATATCTGCGGACTATGCTCACTTTCATAGGACTGGGCCTTTTTGATGAGAAAGATATTTCCCTGAAAGGACTTGAAGCTATAAAAAATGCTGATATGGTATTTGCTGAATTTTACACATCAAGACTGATGGGTAGCTCACTGGAAGAACTTGAATTACTCTACGGAAAAAAAGTAAACCTGCTTTCCAGGGAAGACGTGGAAATATCTCCTGACTGGCTTGCCGAGGCTAAAGATAAGAACGTGGCTTTCCTCACAGGAGGTGATACCATGGTTTCCACAACACACGTTGATCTGAGACTCCGTGCAAAGAACCTTGGTATCGGGACAAAACTTGTACATGGTTCATCCATCGCCTCAGCAATTTGTGGTCTCTCATGCCTTCAGAACTATCGTTTCGGAAAAGCATCAACAATTCCTCATCCCTTTACCAGCAGTCGAGGTGTCACAGTAGTATCTGAAACCCCTTATGATACTATTAAGCTTAACAAAGAGCACAATATGCACACCCTTGTTTTCCTTGATATCGATAAGGACAAAGGTTACATGACAGTGAACCAGGCTTTATCCCTTCTTCTTCAAGTGGAAGACAAGCGAGGCGAAGGCATCATGGAGAATGCTATTGCTGTTGGTATTGCCAGGGCGGGCTCAGAAGCTCCGGTTGTTA is a genomic window containing:
- a CDS encoding sodium/glutamate symporter, with amino-acid sequence MTSASMVGISFLVLGVILLIGKWIRVVSPPLQKLFIPSSLIGGFLALFLGPEVLGKIVTSAGYYGTFISGGLFPQEMIDIWSALPGIFINLIFATLFLGKKIPAIKDIWFLAGPQIAHGQTIAWGQYVFGILATILILTPFFGMDPTAGALIEISFEGGHGTAAGMAATYEEFGFAEASDLALGLATVGILFGVVLGILLLNYGIRTNKTAVLNQSSEIFLDENYQTGIIDFDSRESAGKITTRPESIEPLSLHFAYVGVAIGIGYIILHLLILAEDILWGQSTGIYLFSHIPLFPMAMIGGIILQFLLDRFDRYHTLDRDIMMRIQGLSLDILITSAIATLSLAVIGNNLVPFLILAFVGIAWNLIAFLVLGPKMIPSYWFERSIGNFGQSMGMTASGLLLMRIADPANVSPAMEGFGYKQLLFEPIVGGGIFTAASVPLIFYFGPVPMLILAAFVMLFWSSIGIFYFGRK
- a CDS encoding DUF2892 domain-containing protein, which produces MNELLFQENVGGFDLLIRALFGTIAVIILATDLTEPGIVQWILALIALVGLFSSITRHCLPYSLIGLNTAKK
- a CDS encoding alpha-amylase family glycosyl hydrolase — its product is MGDNIQSVNDIDYTPIRNVHPSPADWRDVFIYFLLVDRFDNNSKGTKPYTSSSKIQEPDISEGKKFQGGNIKGIIRRLDYIKGLGANAIWLSPVFRNRQEMEDSYHGYGIQDFLRVDERFGNLEDLQELVKEAHSRDMYVILDIIINHTGDNWAYPGDYPYYYWKDAPGPFDFGNWRTSLGASDSNNGIGENDAVWPLELQSPDCYKRRGQITDWNDTDQAVNGDFFTLKELDVRRSDVLDTLIKAYKYWIKEADIDGFRMDTVKHLESGSTAIFCNAIREYAKSIGKHNFFIFGEIVGDDTTIQKYIGRNSRIPGTHERFPSLDAALDFPLYFVLEEVIKGFSDPSVLRNRYDAFRNLYTDHGEAGRYFVTFVDNHDQMTRPYRRFMHGNNIWQQAVLAMAYLLTSQGIPCIYYGTEQGFDGGGEDDAYIRECMFGGNWGAFGAKGYHFFNQDNPIYCDISRIANIRMEEPALRYGRQYFRQVSAGTVTGSTFSYPTNGNCTLAYSRILDTTEILVAMNLGSVPRKDYVIVDSNLHRAGGNMVDLLDHEKEYLIGHSGSAMFVKIPLQPYSIAILKEKTG
- the thsA gene encoding thermosome subunit alpha — encoded protein: MAGYGNQPQQPIVIVDPSKERTTGKDALSMNIASAKAVAGIVKTTLGPKGMDKMMVNIMGDITLTNDGATILEEMEIEHPTARMIVEVAKTQEKMAGDGTTSAVVLAGALLEKAQKLIETGVHPTVLVKGYTMAAGKALETLNNYAVTVEKTDRDMLERIATTSITGKASEMAMGHLAKICVDAIYAIEQEGKVDVDKDIVLAKEVGGTLDDTELINGISIRKEALHNEMPRRIENAKIALIDTELVFAKTNTNSKLHVDRAEQLAEFKEKEKANFRETIQKIVDTGANAVFCSKKIDDYALHFFKEANMYATRRVKDEDMEVLSYSTGAALVRNINEITADDLGYAELVEQEDEHEEKTYIKGFKDAKTMTILIKGGSEHVTDNIERVFDDALHVVKSVYEDGTIVPGGGASEIEVAQALRKYAASVEGREQLAIGAFADAIEELPKAIADNCGFDTIDTIINLRAKHGTVKNAGLEIETGEVVDMLDKGIIDPLRVKTQAIKSASEAAVIVLRVDDMLRAKEQAMMDVKPEHNVHNYDMAGML
- the dph5 gene encoding diphthine synthase gives rise to the protein MLTFIGLGLFDEKDISLKGLEAIKNADMVFAEFYTSRLMGSSLEELELLYGKKVNLLSREDVEISPDWLAEAKDKNVAFLTGGDTMVSTTHVDLRLRAKNLGIGTKLVHGSSIASAICGLSCLQNYRFGKASTIPHPFTSSRGVTVVSETPYDTIKLNKEHNMHTLVFLDIDKDKGYMTVNQALSLLLQVEDKRGEGIMENAIAVGIARAGSEAPVVKAGYAHDLKDEYFGEPLHILVIPASLHFIEAEALVELLGAPAEILEGLDD